A single window of Tenericutes bacterium MZ-XQ DNA harbors:
- a CDS encoding fumarate hydratase (Catalyzes the reversible hydration of fumaric acid to yield I-malic acid): protein MRIIESKMITEEVKRLALDANCDLGTSFIDLLREKIKSEKSKIGQNVLEQIVENDEIARLEKAPMCQDTGLVVCFVELGYDVHLKGDLYEAINQGVREAYDEGFFRKSIVRHPLDRINTNDNTPAIIHIKLVPGNQIKITLAPKGGGSENMSLVKMLTPAEGIEGIKKLVLHTIFYAGGKPCPPLIVGIGIGGNLEKSALIAKEAILRDVEDVNPDPMLRKLESEILDEINQLGVGPMGFGGTTTALAVKINVHPCHIASLPVAINLQCHASRHKTGVI from the coding sequence ATGCGAATAATAGAGTCGAAAATGATAACAGAAGAAGTAAAAAGATTAGCACTTGATGCCAATTGTGATCTGGGCACTTCTTTTATTGATTTACTCAGGGAGAAAATTAAATCAGAAAAATCAAAAATTGGTCAAAACGTTTTAGAACAAATTGTGGAAAATGACGAAATTGCCAGATTGGAAAAAGCACCTATGTGTCAAGATACAGGTTTAGTAGTTTGTTTTGTTGAACTTGGTTATGATGTGCATTTAAAAGGTGACTTATATGAAGCGATTAATCAAGGTGTAAGAGAAGCTTATGATGAAGGCTTCTTTAGAAAGTCTATTGTAAGACATCCATTAGACCGCATCAATACAAATGATAATACACCAGCTATCATACATATCAAACTTGTTCCAGGAAATCAAATCAAAATCACTTTAGCTCCAAAAGGCGGAGGTAGTGAAAACATGAGTTTGGTAAAGATGCTTACACCTGCAGAAGGTATAGAAGGTATAAAAAAACTTGTACTGCATACGATTTTTTATGCTGGTGGAAAACCTTGTCCACCACTGATTGTGGGCATTGGTATTGGTGGGAACTTGGAAAAATCAGCTTTGATAGCAAAAGAAGCTATTTTAAGAGATGTCGAGGATGTTAATCCAGATCCAATGCTCAGAAAACTTGAATCTGAAATTTTAGATGAGATTAATCAACTTGGTGTAGGTCCTATGGGATTTGGAGGAACAACGACTGCACTTGCAGTTAAAATTAATGTTCATCCATGTCATATTGCATCATTGCCAGTAGCTATCAATCTACAATGTCACGCTTCAAGACATAAAACGGGGGTGATATGA
- a CDS encoding fumarate hydratase: protein MHVKTPIYEETIKRMKAGDIVYISGTIYTGRDQAHKKMVEALEKNEPLPFDFVGQVIYYVGPTPAKIGQPIGSCGPTSSYRMDPFAKPLMEKGLKVMIGKGDRSDAFIEEMIEQKGVYLQAVGGAGALLSKKVLKSEVIAYPELGPEAIHKLEVKDFPVIVTYDIYGGNLVKDEVNKYKTIEL, encoded by the coding sequence ATGCACGTAAAAACGCCTATTTATGAAGAGACGATTAAACGGATGAAAGCAGGAGATATTGTATATATCTCAGGTACGATTTATACAGGTAGAGACCAAGCACATAAAAAAATGGTCGAAGCTTTAGAAAAGAATGAACCATTACCTTTTGATTTTGTTGGACAAGTTATTTATTATGTAGGACCAACGCCAGCAAAAATTGGACAACCTATAGGGTCATGTGGACCAACGTCTAGTTATCGTATGGATCCTTTTGCCAAACCACTGATGGAAAAAGGATTAAAAGTTATGATAGGTAAAGGAGATAGAAGTGATGCGTTCATAGAAGAAATGATTGAGCAAAAGGGTGTATATCTTCAAGCTGTCGGTGGTGCTGGAGCATTGTTATCAAAAAAAGTGCTTAAAAGTGAAGTTATTGCTTACCCTGAGTTAGGACCAGAAGCGATTCACAAGCTAGAGGTAAAAGATTTTCCAGTGATTGTTACCTATGATATATATGGTGGAAATCTTGTTAAAGATGAAGTGAACAAATACAAAACTATAGAATTATAG
- a CDS encoding holo-ACP synthase CitX, producing the protein MNDHILKAREERFEHIKSISKNYKTLILIKSNTPGQNKERYSSFFLLNIFHGLIENQFKVIYKTFKKGFDGPYYVYAIQADQLEEIKDTLIDIETSHPLGRLIDLDLYQDQKLVSREDFNLPLRTCMLCEKPAIACMREQTHTLEELLLHIDISIVEFLKKEISHFIKQAMLNELNLDPKFGLVTPTSSGSHPDMNYKLMYQSIDILMPYFLEIFELGMIFDDDPNLFDKANHIGRQAEKEMYLFTNDVNTYKGLIYILGFVLLSIGHIIKNSKPSSDIYQRIKELSFHVLDDFKSNIMTAGINAFKTYQIKGIRGEVFNGLPTVKKAFNYFKYIDILDPKNYHHILLFFMIHSEDTVLLNRSGSLENYQHFKAMSSQVNPYIDKDIKDFTNYCIKHNISFGGSADLFIVFQFIHQFSLFYT; encoded by the coding sequence ATGAATGATCATATTTTAAAAGCTCGAGAAGAACGATTTGAACATATCAAAAGCATCTCAAAAAATTATAAAACCCTTATTCTTATAAAGTCAAACACACCAGGGCAAAATAAAGAAAGATACTCAAGTTTTTTTCTTTTGAATATATTTCACGGGTTGATAGAAAATCAATTTAAAGTCATCTATAAAACATTTAAAAAGGGCTTTGATGGGCCCTATTATGTTTATGCAATACAAGCAGACCAATTGGAAGAAATAAAAGATACTCTGATTGATATAGAAACAAGTCACCCTTTAGGTAGGCTCATAGATTTAGATTTATATCAAGATCAAAAACTTGTTTCAAGAGAAGATTTTAATTTACCTTTACGAACCTGCATGTTGTGTGAAAAACCAGCAATTGCTTGTATGCGAGAGCAAACACATACCTTGGAAGAACTGTTGTTACATATAGATATCTCAATTGTAGAATTTTTAAAAAAAGAAATATCTCATTTTATTAAACAAGCAATGTTAAACGAACTTAACTTAGATCCTAAGTTCGGACTTGTAACACCAACATCTTCAGGATCACATCCAGATATGAACTACAAACTTATGTATCAATCCATTGATATTTTGATGCCTTATTTTCTTGAAATATTTGAGCTAGGTATGATCTTTGATGATGACCCAAACTTATTTGATAAAGCAAATCACATAGGTAGGCAAGCAGAAAAGGAAATGTATCTTTTTACAAATGATGTCAACACATATAAAGGATTAATATATATATTGGGTTTTGTGCTTCTATCCATTGGACATATCATTAAAAACAGTAAGCCCTCGTCTGATATCTATCAAAGAATAAAGGAACTATCCTTCCATGTTTTAGATGACTTTAAGTCAAACATAATGACAGCGGGTATCAATGCTTTTAAAACCTATCAAATCAAAGGCATTAGAGGTGAAGTTTTTAATGGACTTCCAACTGTTAAGAAAGCTTTTAACTATTTTAAATATATCGACATACTAGATCCAAAGAACTATCATCACATATTATTGTTTTTCATGATTCACAGTGAAGATACCGTGCTGCTCAATCGCTCAGGTTCGCTTGAAAACTATCAACATTTTAAAGCTATGTCGTCCCAAGTTAACCCTTATATCGATAAAGACATTAAAGACTTCACAAATTATTGTATCAAACATAACATAAGTTTCGGTGGTTCTGCAGATTTATTCATTGTCTTTCAGTTTATACATCAATTTAGCTTATTTTATACATAA
- a CDS encoding citrate lyase subunit alpha, translating into MKNGVQRMIPNGYKPFVSDDHFKQEVYQKIEKVYAKKEAQMLASISAIFDIIPIKDGMTLSFHHHYRNGDLLVNMVAEEIKKRGLKNMTFAPSSIFPVHKPLSDLIKNKHITSIYTNYISGDVADTISYGHMKDLLIMDTHGGRARAIETGDINIDVCFIAASAADKHGNANGIDGPNPCGPLGYIYPDLYYAKHKVIVTDTILDKLSSNDIDHSFVDYIIKVSQIGLSTGIESGTTQMTKDPIQLKIAKDTVNLVKELGLIKDGLSFQTGAGSTSIAVSHFLKGEMVKQNIKGSFASGGITKSLTSMFEDQLFDDLYDVQSFDLEAVESYKKNKHHHLMDASQYANPFYKDNIASKLDIVILGATEVDLNFNVNVTTSSTHKLMGGSGGHSDTAYESKLTIITTNLVKSRIPFIKDHVETISTPGTSVDIVVTERGIAVNPRRKDLLEKLKDSLLNITPIESLYQKALDITYKPEPIKHKERIIGLIRYRDGSIIDSIYEVDHK; encoded by the coding sequence ATTAAAAACGGTGTTCAAAGAATGATTCCAAATGGATATAAACCTTTTGTATCTGACGATCATTTTAAACAAGAAGTCTACCAAAAAATCGAAAAGGTATACGCAAAAAAAGAAGCTCAAATGTTAGCTTCTATTTCTGCTATATTTGACATCATACCGATCAAAGATGGTATGACTTTATCATTCCACCATCATTATAGAAATGGTGATTTGTTAGTAAATATGGTTGCTGAAGAAATTAAAAAACGTGGATTAAAAAATATGACATTTGCACCAAGTTCTATTTTCCCAGTGCATAAGCCTTTAAGTGATCTTATTAAAAACAAACACATCACATCCATATATACAAACTATATCAGTGGAGATGTGGCTGATACAATAAGTTATGGACACATGAAAGATTTACTAATTATGGATACCCATGGTGGTAGAGCAAGAGCAATAGAAACGGGAGATATTAACATTGATGTTTGCTTTATTGCTGCAAGTGCAGCAGATAAACATGGTAATGCAAATGGCATTGATGGGCCAAATCCTTGCGGTCCACTGGGATATATATATCCAGATTTATATTATGCAAAACATAAAGTCATTGTTACTGATACTATTTTAGATAAACTTTCATCGAATGATATTGACCATTCGTTTGTAGACTATATCATAAAAGTCAGTCAAATTGGTTTATCAACTGGAATTGAATCAGGGACAACCCAAATGACCAAAGACCCTATCCAATTAAAAATAGCGAAAGACACAGTAAATCTTGTTAAAGAGTTAGGACTGATTAAAGATGGCTTAAGCTTCCAAACAGGAGCTGGTTCAACATCAATCGCAGTATCTCATTTTTTAAAAGGCGAAATGGTCAAACAAAATATAAAAGGTTCGTTCGCAAGTGGTGGAATAACTAAAAGTCTTACTTCTATGTTTGAAGATCAGTTATTCGATGACCTTTATGATGTACAATCATTTGATTTAGAAGCGGTAGAGTCATATAAGAAAAACAAGCACCATCATCTCATGGATGCTTCACAATATGCAAATCCATTTTATAAAGATAACATCGCAAGCAAACTAGATATTGTCATCTTAGGTGCAACCGAAGTTGATTTAAATTTCAATGTGAATGTCACTACTTCTTCTACCCACAAACTCATGGGTGGTAGTGGAGGTCACAGTGATACTGCTTATGAATCAAAGCTAACAATCATAACGACAAACCTTGTTAAATCGAGAATACCTTTTATCAAAGACCATGTAGAAACAATTTCTACACCTGGAACTAGTGTTGATATAGTCGTCACTGAAAGAGGTATAGCAGTCAACCCAAGAAGAAAAGACTTGCTGGAAAAATTAAAAGATAGTTTGCTAAACATCACGCCTATTGAATCGCTTTATCAAAAAGCTCTCGATATAACATATAAACCTGAACCCATTAAACATAAAGAACGAATTATTGGGCTCATTCGATATAGAGATGGATCAATCATTGATTCTATATATGAGGTAGACCACAAATGA
- a CDS encoding citrate lyase acyl carrier protein: MNLKNSATAGTYESNDCIVTVKKSEGITIEIDSVVKEQFGKQIEKVALETLSSLNISNIHVYIKDKGALDYTIIARIKTAIKRLGV, encoded by the coding sequence ATCAATCTGAAAAATTCTGCTACAGCTGGAACATACGAATCTAATGATTGTATAGTAACAGTTAAAAAAAGCGAAGGTATTACTATTGAAATTGATAGTGTTGTTAAAGAGCAATTTGGAAAACAAATTGAAAAAGTTGCTTTAGAAACATTATCTTCTTTAAACATATCCAACATCCATGTTTATATTAAAGATAAAGGCGCACTAGATTATACAATCATCGCTAGAATCAAAACAGCGATTAAAAGGTTAGGTGTTTGA
- a CDS encoding methylaspartate ammonia-lyase — MKIKEVIFTKSYTGFYFDDQKAIKKDAIHDGFLYVGEPLTDGFEKIRVPGEAISIQLILDDGSVAIGDCAAVQYSGAGGRDPLFLADTYIPFMEKHIKPFLLDQEITTFKDMANAFDLLKIEGKRLHTAIRYGVSQALLSAVSLKEKITMAEVIRNEYNPNLKTLASIPIFAQTGDDRYTNVDKMILKEVDSLPHALINNVKEKLGYHGEKLIAYIEWLKNRIITQRIKDDYSPILHIDVYGTIGIAFNDDLDQIVSYCRDLEEAASPFKLRLEGPFDQGNREDTMLMLKKLRELLEEQNINIEIVADEWCNNLDDIKYFADHKAGHVLQIKTPDLGGLHHIAEAILYCKEKGIGAYCGGTCNETNLSAIATTHVAIGAGADVCLAKPGMDVDGGYMIVKNEMERVLSLSKIKR, encoded by the coding sequence ATGAAGATAAAAGAGGTTATATTTACAAAATCTTATACAGGATTTTATTTTGACGATCAAAAAGCCATCAAAAAGGATGCCATCCATGATGGTTTCTTATATGTTGGAGAACCTTTAACAGATGGTTTTGAGAAAATAAGAGTTCCTGGTGAGGCTATATCCATTCAACTTATCTTGGATGATGGATCAGTTGCAATCGGTGATTGTGCAGCCGTACAGTATAGTGGTGCTGGAGGCAGAGATCCATTGTTTTTAGCTGACACTTATATTCCTTTTATGGAAAAGCATATAAAACCATTTTTGCTTGACCAAGAAATCACAACTTTTAAAGATATGGCAAATGCTTTTGATCTACTAAAAATTGAAGGCAAAAGATTGCATACTGCAATTCGATATGGTGTTTCACAAGCCTTACTTTCTGCAGTATCTTTAAAAGAAAAAATAACGATGGCAGAAGTGATTAGAAATGAATATAATCCAAATTTAAAAACTTTAGCCTCAATTCCAATATTTGCACAAACAGGTGATGACAGATATACTAACGTTGACAAAATGATTCTAAAAGAAGTTGATTCACTTCCTCATGCGTTAATCAATAACGTCAAAGAGAAACTAGGCTATCATGGTGAAAAACTGATTGCTTATATTGAATGGTTGAAAAACAGAATCATCACCCAAAGAATCAAAGACGATTATAGCCCAATTCTTCATATTGATGTTTATGGAACCATTGGTATAGCGTTTAATGATGACCTTGATCAGATCGTATCATATTGTAGAGATCTTGAAGAAGCTGCTTCTCCTTTTAAACTACGTTTAGAAGGTCCATTTGATCAAGGCAATCGTGAAGATACTATGTTGATGCTAAAAAAATTAAGAGAACTTTTAGAAGAGCAAAATATCAATATCGAAATCGTTGCTGATGAGTGGTGTAATAATTTAGATGATATTAAATATTTTGCTGATCATAAAGCTGGTCATGTATTGCAAATCAAAACACCTGATTTAGGTGGTCTACATCATATCGCTGAAGCTATTCTTTATTGTAAAGAAAAAGGCATAGGTGCATATTGTGGTGGTACATGTAATGAAACGAATTTATCTGCAATTGCTACAACCCATGTAGCGATTGGTGCTGGTGCTGATGTGTGTTTAGCAAAACCAGGTATGGACGTCGATGGTGGCTATATGATTGTAAAAAATGAAATGGAAAGAGTACTTTCACTTTCAAAAATCAAAAGATAG
- a CDS encoding methylaspartate mutase subunit E, translated as MQVRNKKWSLEKFLEVRKEVLSSWPTGQDPMLDLEQAVKTLKAVPDHKNFALKLLKAEKEQRTYVQPRAGVATVEGMIELLSHLEKAGADFLPATIDSYTRHNRHQEAEEGIEISKREGRSLLNGFPAVNHGVSGCKKLLDHLHVPLQARHGTPDARLLSEIIHAAGWTSNEGGGISYNIPYAKNISLSDSIYYWQYCDRLVGYYEEQGIHINREPFGPLTGTLVPPSIAITIGIIESILAATQGVKHITVGYGQCGNVTQDVAAMQMLKELTEYYLFTFGHKNMHVTTVFHQWMGGFPQDESEAFGLISMASTVAALSKATKMITKTPVESIGVPTKEMNAAGIKASKVVVNLLKDQSYPDSEKLKVEKEMIRKEVTCLMDKVIDLGMGDVAVGVIKAFEYGIIDVPFAPSKQTHGEILPARDNEGCIRILEFGHLGMSEEIKRFHKEKLLERATQEQRALDFQMTVDDVYAVGMGHLIGRLK; from the coding sequence ATGCAAGTTAGAAATAAAAAATGGTCACTTGAAAAATTTTTGGAAGTTAGAAAAGAAGTGTTATCATCATGGCCAACTGGTCAAGATCCTATGCTTGATTTAGAACAAGCGGTAAAAACACTAAAGGCTGTTCCTGATCATAAAAATTTTGCGTTAAAATTATTAAAGGCTGAAAAAGAACAAAGAACGTATGTTCAACCAAGAGCTGGAGTTGCAACAGTTGAGGGTATGATTGAACTATTAAGTCATCTTGAAAAAGCTGGAGCTGATTTTTTGCCAGCAACCATAGACTCTTATACAAGACATAACAGACATCAAGAAGCTGAGGAAGGTATAGAAATCAGCAAACGTGAAGGTCGTTCACTTCTTAATGGTTTCCCTGCTGTAAATCATGGTGTTTCAGGTTGTAAAAAACTATTAGATCATCTGCATGTACCTCTACAAGCAAGACATGGAACACCAGATGCAAGATTATTATCTGAAATTATACATGCTGCTGGATGGACTTCAAATGAAGGTGGAGGAATATCTTATAATATTCCATATGCCAAGAATATCTCATTATCTGACTCCATCTACTACTGGCAATATTGTGATCGTTTAGTTGGTTATTACGAGGAACAAGGCATCCACATTAATAGAGAACCCTTCGGTCCATTAACTGGTACTTTAGTACCTCCTTCTATCGCGATTACTATTGGTATTATTGAAAGTATTTTAGCTGCAACTCAAGGTGTTAAACACATCACAGTGGGTTATGGTCAGTGTGGCAATGTGACACAAGATGTCGCGGCTATGCAAATGCTAAAAGAGTTAACTGAGTATTACTTGTTTACTTTTGGACATAAAAATATGCATGTAACAACTGTCTTTCATCAATGGATGGGCGGATTTCCACAAGATGAATCTGAAGCTTTTGGTTTAATTTCAATGGCATCAACAGTTGCTGCTTTATCAAAAGCAACCAAGATGATCACCAAAACTCCTGTTGAATCCATTGGCGTTCCAACCAAAGAAATGAACGCTGCTGGTATCAAAGCTTCAAAAGTTGTCGTTAACCTTTTAAAAGATCAATCTTATCCTGATTCAGAAAAACTGAAAGTCGAAAAAGAAATGATTCGTAAAGAAGTGACTTGCCTGATGGATAAAGTTATTGATTTAGGTATGGGTGATGTTGCAGTTGGTGTTATTAAAGCTTTTGAATATGGTATTATCGATGTACCGTTTGCACCAAGTAAGCAAACACATGGTGAAATTTTACCTGCAAGAGATAATGAGGGTTGTATAAGAATATTAGAGTTTGGACATTTAGGTATGTCTGAAGAAATCAAAAGGTTCCACAAAGAAAAATTACTAGAAAGGGCTACTCAGGAACAAAGAGCATTAGATTTCCAAATGACTGTTGATGATGTATACGCAGTTGGCATGGGACATCTAATTGGAAGATTAAAATGA
- a CDS encoding MutL protein — MKTYLLVDFGSTFTKLTAVDLDKEEIIATAKAITTVEKDIIIGYQKALERLHAKIGYEIKFDKITACSSAAGGLKMVAIGLVEELTTEAARRVCLGAGAKVELILSHNINLHEVEEIKNKNIDIILLAGGANGGNKECVIHNAKQLAKSDIKAPIVFAGNKDATDEIEEILKKANKEFYICENVMPRLNVLNINSAKDTIKDIFVKNIIEAKGIKKVEKLVGEVVLPTPNAVLMAAELLSTGFGDEPGLGDLMLADVGGATTDIYSMSSGLPTQMNAILSGLEEPYAKRTVEGDLGMRYSSLGILQSFTASEISHWKSRNVDIEAEAHKRHDDIEFISSTDEDYIADDIFAGKCIDVATSRHVGTLKGVYTPMGVMYYQVGKDLTQTNYFIGTGGVVISSKDPVAILKNGVKMASKPMELRPQNPEYLLDKTYILSAMGLLSMDHPEIALRIMKKYMVKL; from the coding sequence ATGAAAACATATTTGCTTGTCGATTTTGGTTCTACCTTTACCAAGCTAACAGCTGTTGATTTAGATAAGGAAGAAATCATCGCGACTGCAAAAGCAATTACTACTGTTGAAAAGGATATCATTATTGGATATCAAAAAGCTTTAGAAAGACTTCATGCAAAAATCGGTTATGAAATTAAGTTTGATAAAATCACAGCATGTTCTTCTGCTGCTGGTGGACTTAAGATGGTTGCTATAGGTCTTGTTGAAGAGTTAACTACTGAAGCAGCAAGAAGAGTATGTCTTGGTGCTGGCGCAAAAGTTGAACTCATTTTATCACACAACATTAACCTTCACGAAGTTGAAGAAATTAAGAATAAAAATATCGATATTATCCTACTTGCTGGCGGAGCAAATGGTGGCAATAAAGAATGTGTCATTCACAATGCTAAGCAACTAGCTAAATCAGACATTAAGGCACCTATTGTTTTTGCTGGAAACAAAGATGCTACTGATGAGATTGAAGAAATTCTTAAAAAAGCAAATAAAGAGTTTTATATTTGTGAAAATGTCATGCCTAGACTTAATGTCTTAAACATCAATAGTGCAAAGGACACAATCAAAGATATATTCGTTAAAAATATTATTGAAGCTAAAGGTATAAAAAAAGTCGAAAAACTCGTTGGTGAAGTTGTACTTCCTACACCAAATGCTGTTTTAATGGCTGCAGAGTTATTATCAACCGGTTTCGGAGATGAACCTGGTTTAGGTGATTTGATGCTTGCAGATGTTGGGGGAGCTACGACTGATATTTACTCAATGAGTTCTGGTTTACCTACACAAATGAATGCAATTTTATCTGGTTTAGAAGAGCCCTATGCTAAACGTACGGTTGAAGGTGATTTAGGCATGAGATACTCATCACTAGGTATCCTTCAATCTTTTACTGCGTCTGAAATAAGCCATTGGAAATCTCGAAATGTGGACATTGAGGCTGAAGCTCATAAACGTCATGATGATATTGAATTTATATCGTCTACCGATGAAGATTATATTGCAGATGATATTTTTGCAGGTAAATGCATCGATGTAGCGACATCAAGACATGTTGGTACCTTAAAAGGTGTTTATACACCGATGGGTGTTATGTACTACCAAGTTGGAAAAGATTTAACTCAAACAAACTATTTTATTGGGACCGGTGGCGTAGTAATTAGCAGTAAAGATCCGGTCGCAATCTTAAAAAATGGCGTAAAAATGGCTAGCAAACCGATGGAGCTACGTCCACAGAATCCAGAATATTTACTTGATAAAACCTATATCTTATCTGCTATGGGTTTATTATCTATGGACCATCCAGAAATTGCACTTAGAATTATGAAAAAATACATGGTTAAACTATAG
- a CDS encoding methylaspartate mutase subunit S: MKTIVIGVIGADVHAVGNKIIEYTLTKEGFNVVNVGVLSSQEDFINAAIETSASLILVSSLYGHGELDCRGMREKCEEAGLDHILLYVGGNIVVGKQDFDEVESRFKNMGFNRVYPPGVKIDDVLDTIKLDLGGI; this comes from the coding sequence ATGAAAACTATCGTAATCGGAGTTATCGGAGCTGATGTTCACGCTGTAGGCAATAAGATCATTGAGTACACACTTACAAAAGAGGGTTTTAATGTTGTAAATGTAGGTGTATTGTCATCTCAAGAAGATTTTATAAACGCAGCTATAGAGACATCGGCTTCTTTAATTTTAGTATCGTCTTTATATGGTCATGGCGAACTAGATTGTCGTGGCATGAGAGAAAAATGTGAAGAAGCTGGGTTAGATCATATTTTGCTTTATGTTGGCGGGAATATTGTCGTTGGAAAACAAGATTTTGATGAGGTTGAAAGCAGATTCAAAAACATGGGTTTCAATAGAGTCTATCCACCTGGTGTAAAAATTGATGACGTACTAGATACAATCAAATTAGACTTAGGGGGCATTTGA
- a CDS encoding lysine--tRNA ligase produces the protein MYPDDINEQQLVRRQKAQELKDMGVEPFGQKYIRTHDAKTIHDTYEPFDHDQLEEKHIEVSIAGRIILKRGQGKAGFMHLKDRDGQIQVYVRQDQIGEESYKLFKQADLGDIVGIKGVLFRTKTNELTVKASEYTHLTKALRPLPDKFHGLQDKEESRRRRYVDLIVNEDARKVAMTRPKIIRAIQNYFDSRGFIEVETPVLQSILGGAAARPFVTHHNALDMDFYLRIATELPLKRLIVGGLEAVYEIGRLFRNEGMDAKHNPEFTTIEAYLAYADMEDMMDLVEGCLSTVTKEILGSYDISYQDEIIHMQAPWKRWHMVDAVKEISGVDFWQQMTLDEAKAVAKEHGIHVEKHFSYGHIVEAFFEHYVEDKIIQPTIVYGHPIEISPLAKKNAEDPRFTDRFELFIMRSEYANAFSELNDPIDQKERFENQLKEKDLGNDEATEMDIDFVEALEYGMPPTGGIGIGIDRFIMLLTNTPNIRDVILFPHLKHR, from the coding sequence ATGTATCCAGATGATATCAATGAACAACAACTTGTGCGTAGACAAAAAGCACAAGAATTAAAAGACATGGGGGTTGAGCCCTTTGGTCAAAAATATATAAGAACACATGATGCAAAAACGATTCATGACACATATGAACCATTTGATCATGATCAACTAGAAGAAAAACATATAGAAGTATCTATAGCAGGTCGTATTATCCTTAAAAGAGGTCAAGGCAAAGCAGGATTTATGCACCTTAAAGACCGTGATGGACAAATCCAAGTCTACGTACGACAAGATCAAATTGGTGAAGAAAGCTACAAGCTTTTTAAACAAGCTGATTTAGGAGACATTGTTGGTATCAAAGGTGTTCTTTTTAGAACAAAAACCAATGAACTCACTGTTAAAGCTTCAGAATACACACACTTAACAAAAGCTTTACGCCCACTTCCTGATAAATTCCATGGTCTTCAAGACAAAGAGGAATCAAGACGTAGACGTTATGTGGATTTAATCGTTAATGAAGATGCAAGAAAAGTTGCAATGACTCGTCCAAAAATTATTAGAGCGATTCAAAACTATTTTGATTCAAGAGGGTTTATCGAAGTTGAAACTCCAGTGCTTCAGTCCATTTTAGGTGGTGCTGCTGCACGTCCATTTGTGACTCACCATAATGCATTAGATATGGATTTCTATTTAAGAATTGCAACAGAACTTCCGCTTAAACGCTTAATCGTTGGTGGTCTTGAAGCAGTTTATGAAATCGGTAGATTATTTAGAAATGAAGGTATGGATGCTAAGCATAATCCAGAATTCACAACGATTGAAGCATATCTTGCTTATGCAGATATGGAAGATATGATGGACTTAGTTGAAGGTTGTCTATCAACAGTAACTAAAGAAATTTTAGGATCATATGATATTTCTTATCAAGATGAAATCATTCATATGCAAGCACCTTGGAAACGTTGGCATATGGTTGATGCAGTTAAAGAAATTTCTGGTGTTGACTTCTGGCAACAAATGACTTTAGATGAAGCAAAAGCAGTTGCAAAAGAGCATGGCATCCACGTTGAAAAGCATTTTAGTTATGGTCATATTGTTGAAGCTTTCTTTGAACATTACGTAGAAGACAAGATCATTCAACCAACAATTGTTTATGGTCATCCAATTGAAATTTCTCCACTCGCGAAAAAGAATGCTGAAGATCCAAGATTTACTGATCGTTTTGAATTATTCATCATGAGAAGTGAATATGCAAATGCATTTAGTGAACTCAATGATCCAATCGATCAAAAAGAAAGATTTGAAAACCAATTAAAAGAAAAAGATTTAGGAAATGATGAAGCGACAGAAATGGATATTGATTTTGTTGAAGCATTAGAATATGGTATGCCTCCTACTGGTGGTATCGGTATTGGTATCGATCGATTCATTATGTTATTAACAAACACACCAAACATCAGAGATGTCATCTTATTCCCACATTTAAAACACAGATAA
- a CDS encoding RNA-binding protein, whose product MRLDKYLKVARLIKRRTVAKEAATKDKVEINDKIAKPSSTVKENDIITLHLGLKIIKVKITSLTPKKDELMYELLSEEKRP is encoded by the coding sequence ATGCGTCTTGATAAGTATTTAAAAGTTGCTAGACTCATTAAACGCAGAACTGTAGCTAAAGAAGCTGCAACTAAAGATAAAGTAGAAATAAACGATAAAATCGCAAAACCTTCTTCTACAGTTAAAGAAAATGACATCATAACACTTCACTTAGGATTAAAAATAATCAAAGTTAAAATAACAAGTTTAACACCTAAAAAGGATGAATTGATGTATGAACTTTTAAGTGAAGAAAAAAGGCCATAA